In Streptomyces puniciscabiei, a single genomic region encodes these proteins:
- a CDS encoding immune inhibitor A domain-containing protein, producing MTIRSWTFRAAAIGVTLATASATFATFAVAEASTRTRSAAVNRHDPAPVKQRAHDLDGPLSKTQEAQRREALEQLISGKAKAQEHNGSKVVALKSHKGRSKYVELSREKTDKIFTILVEFGDRTDPKYGGTAGPLHNSIAAPDRKNDNSTAWQKDYDRKHYQDLYFGTGNKTESLKKYYEKQSSGRYSVDGEVTDWVKVPYNEARYGNNACGQTNCPSVWNVVSDGLNAWVAQAKAAGRTDADIKKDLARYDQWDRYDYDHDGNFNEPDGYVDHFQIVHAGEDESAGGGAQGKDAIWAHRWYAFGTDAGATGPANNKLGGAQVGDTGVWVGDYTIQPENGGLGVFAHEYGHDLGLPDEYDTAGGDNSTGFWTLMSSGSWLGTGKESIGDLPGDMNAWDKLQLGWLNYDTAKAGTQSTHKLGVAEYNTWNKQALVVNLPDEAVTTTITQPGQGSTQWWSGSGNDLKNTLTRSVDLTGKTSAKLDLDGWWATEDGYDYVYTEVSTDGGANWSALDGTADGQAIPRDGSGKPALTGFSQTHKKLSYALDAYAGKKIDLRFRYATDGGVAENGFTADEITLTADGTPVFSDNAESQDAGWTANGFSRIGASFTKDYKQYYIAENRQYVSYDKTLKTGPYNFGSAKRPDRVEHYPYQNGLLIWKWDTSQADNNTNSTNGHPGSGLILPVDSHPTALKWSDGTLMRNRMQAYDSPFSLYGTDGITLHKADAPTVIKASKGVPVFNDHTSTYYDPSNPTGGVRVTDTNTEITIVKEAKNGSTIFLKVGPAVK from the coding sequence GTGACCATCAGATCCTGGACGTTCAGGGCCGCCGCGATCGGGGTGACGCTCGCGACGGCCTCCGCGACGTTCGCCACCTTCGCCGTCGCGGAGGCGAGCACCCGGACCCGGTCCGCGGCCGTGAACCGGCACGACCCGGCCCCGGTGAAGCAGCGGGCGCACGACCTCGACGGCCCGCTCAGCAAGACCCAGGAGGCCCAGCGCCGGGAGGCGCTGGAGCAGCTCATATCGGGGAAGGCCAAGGCGCAGGAACACAACGGCTCCAAGGTCGTGGCTCTCAAGAGCCACAAGGGCAGGAGCAAGTACGTCGAGCTGAGCCGCGAGAAGACCGACAAGATCTTCACGATCCTGGTGGAGTTCGGGGACAGGACCGACCCCAAGTACGGCGGCACGGCCGGCCCGCTGCACAACAGCATCGCCGCGCCGGACCGCAAGAACGACAACTCCACGGCCTGGCAGAAGGACTACGACCGGAAGCACTACCAGGACCTCTACTTCGGCACCGGCAACAAGACCGAGTCGCTGAAGAAGTACTACGAGAAGCAGTCCTCGGGCCGCTACTCGGTCGACGGTGAGGTCACCGACTGGGTCAAGGTCCCCTACAACGAGGCCCGTTACGGCAACAACGCCTGCGGCCAGACCAACTGCCCCAGCGTGTGGAACGTGGTCAGCGACGGGCTGAACGCCTGGGTGGCGCAGGCGAAGGCGGCCGGCAGGACCGACGCCGACATCAAGAAGGACCTCGCCCGGTACGACCAGTGGGACCGCTACGACTACGACCACGACGGCAACTTCAACGAGCCCGACGGCTACGTCGACCACTTCCAGATCGTGCACGCCGGTGAGGACGAGTCCGCGGGCGGCGGCGCGCAGGGCAAGGACGCGATCTGGGCCCACCGCTGGTACGCCTTCGGCACGGACGCGGGCGCGACCGGCCCCGCGAACAACAAGCTGGGCGGCGCCCAGGTCGGCGACACCGGCGTCTGGGTCGGCGACTACACCATCCAGCCGGAGAACGGCGGCCTCGGCGTCTTCGCCCACGAGTACGGCCACGACCTCGGCCTGCCCGACGAGTACGACACCGCCGGCGGCGACAACTCCACCGGCTTCTGGACCCTGATGTCCTCCGGCTCCTGGCTCGGCACCGGCAAGGAGTCCATCGGCGACCTGCCGGGCGACATGAACGCCTGGGACAAGCTGCAGCTCGGCTGGCTCAACTACGACACCGCCAAGGCCGGCACGCAGTCCACGCACAAGCTGGGCGTCGCCGAGTACAACACCTGGAACAAGCAGGCCCTCGTGGTCAACCTGCCGGACGAGGCGGTCACCACCACGATCACCCAGCCCGGGCAGGGCTCGACCCAGTGGTGGAGCGGCAGCGGCAACGACCTGAAGAACACGCTCACCCGGTCCGTGGACCTCACCGGCAAGACGTCGGCGAAGCTGGACCTGGACGGCTGGTGGGCCACCGAGGACGGCTACGACTACGTCTACACCGAGGTGTCGACCGACGGCGGCGCCAACTGGAGCGCCCTGGACGGCACGGCGGACGGTCAGGCCATCCCGCGTGACGGCAGCGGCAAGCCGGCGCTGACCGGCTTCTCGCAGACCCACAAGAAGCTGTCGTACGCGCTGGACGCCTACGCGGGCAAGAAGATCGACCTGCGCTTCCGCTACGCCACCGACGGCGGTGTCGCGGAGAACGGCTTCACGGCCGACGAGATCACTCTGACCGCCGACGGCACGCCGGTCTTCTCGGACAACGCCGAGTCCCAGGACGCGGGTTGGACCGCGAACGGCTTCTCCCGCATCGGCGCGTCCTTCACCAAGGACTACAAGCAGTACTACATCGCCGAGAACCGGCAGTACGTGTCGTACGACAAGACCCTCAAGACCGGCCCGTACAACTTCGGTTCGGCCAAGCGGCCCGACCGGGTGGAGCACTACCCGTACCAGAACGGCCTGTTGATCTGGAAGTGGGACACCTCCCAGGCGGACAACAACACCAACAGCACCAACGGCCACCCCGGTTCCGGTCTGATCCTGCCGGTCGACTCGCACCCGACGGCGCTGAAGTGGTCCGACGGCACGCTGATGCGCAACCGCATGCAGGCGTACGACTCCCCGTTCAGCCTGTACGGCACGGACGGCATCACGCTGCACAAGGCGGACGCCCCGACGGTGATCAAGGCCTCGAAGGGTGTCCCGGTCTTCAACGACCACACCAGCACCTACTACGACCCGTCGAACCCGACCGGGGGCGTGCGGGTCACTGACACCAACACCGAGATCACGATCGTCAAGGAGGCCAAGAACGGCTCGACGATCTTCCTCAAGGTCGGCCCCGCGGTGAAGTAG
- a CDS encoding nicotinate phosphoribosyltransferase → MNTADLGLPVDVPSTALFTDQYELTMLQAALRAGTAERRSVFEVFTRRLPDGRRYGVVAGTGRVLDAVENFRFDAGVLGFLGERKIVDEETLRWLAGYRFGGDVWGYPEGEVYFPGSPIMRVEGSFAECVLLETVILSILNHDSAIAAAASRMASAAGERPLIEMGARRTHELAAVAASRAAYVGGFATTSDLAAGFRYGIPTVGTSAHAFTLLHDRERDAFQAQVDTLGRGTTLLVDTYDVAEAVRTAVEVAGPELGAVRIDSGDLLLVAHRVRQQLDELGATGTRIVVTSDLDEYAIASLAAAPVDAYGVGTQLVTGSGHPTCSMVYKLVARAESGDPQAPLVPVAKKSSGGKTSVGGRKWAARRLDADGVAEAEVVGTGPVPAELADRQLLVQLIKGGDVVAREPLDVPRDRHIAARANLPLSATQLSRGEPVIPTEYVVGRSGS, encoded by the coding sequence ATGAACACAGCGGACCTTGGGCTGCCGGTGGATGTTCCCTCGACGGCGCTCTTCACGGACCAGTACGAGCTGACGATGCTGCAGGCCGCTCTGAGGGCCGGTACGGCCGAACGGCGGAGCGTCTTCGAGGTCTTCACCCGGCGGCTGCCGGACGGGCGGCGCTATGGCGTGGTGGCGGGCACCGGGCGGGTGCTGGACGCGGTGGAGAACTTCCGCTTCGACGCGGGCGTCCTCGGCTTCCTGGGCGAGCGGAAGATCGTCGACGAGGAGACCCTGAGGTGGCTCGCCGGCTACCGCTTCGGCGGGGACGTCTGGGGCTACCCCGAGGGCGAGGTCTACTTCCCCGGCTCGCCGATCATGCGCGTCGAGGGCAGCTTCGCCGAGTGCGTGCTGCTGGAGACGGTGATCCTCTCCATCCTCAACCACGACTCCGCGATCGCCGCGGCCGCCTCCCGGATGGCCTCCGCCGCCGGGGAGCGCCCGCTGATCGAGATGGGCGCCCGCCGCACCCACGAGCTGGCGGCCGTCGCCGCGAGCCGCGCCGCGTACGTCGGCGGCTTCGCGACCACCTCCGACCTGGCGGCGGGCTTCCGCTACGGCATCCCGACCGTCGGTACCTCCGCGCACGCCTTCACCCTGCTGCACGACCGCGAGCGGGACGCCTTCCAGGCCCAGGTCGACACCCTCGGCCGGGGCACCACCCTGCTGGTGGACACCTACGACGTCGCCGAGGCCGTCCGTACGGCGGTGGAGGTGGCCGGTCCCGAGCTGGGCGCGGTCCGCATCGACTCCGGCGACCTGCTGCTCGTCGCCCACCGGGTGCGCCAGCAGCTGGACGAGCTGGGTGCCACCGGCACCAGGATCGTCGTCACCTCCGACCTGGACGAGTACGCCATCGCCTCCCTGGCCGCCGCTCCGGTGGACGCGTACGGCGTCGGCACCCAGCTGGTGACCGGCTCCGGGCACCCGACCTGCTCGATGGTCTACAAGCTGGTCGCGCGCGCCGAGTCCGGCGACCCGCAGGCGCCGCTGGTGCCGGTCGCGAAGAAGTCCAGCGGCGGCAAGACCTCCGTCGGGGGCCGCAAGTGGGCGGCGCGCCGACTGGACGCGGACGGGGTGGCGGAGGCCGAGGTCGTGGGCACCGGACCGGTCCCGGCGGAGCTCGCCGACCGGCAGCTGCTGGTGCAGCTGATCAAGGGCGGGGACGTCGTCGCCCGCGAGCCCCTGGACGTGCCGCGGGACCGGCACATCGCCGCCCGGGCGAACCTCCCCCTCTCGGCGACCCAGCTCTCCCGAGGGGAACCCGTCATTCCGACGGAGTACGTCGTCGGACGCTCGGGTAGCTAA
- a CDS encoding nicotinamidase gives MRRALIVVDVQNDFCEGGSLAVAGGADVAAAITELIGQAAGTGYRHVVATRDHHIAPGGHFADNPDFVHSWPAHCVAGTEGVGFHPNFAPAVASGAVDAVFDKGAYSAAYSGFEGQDENGTSLADWLRARHIDEVDVVGIATDHCVRATALDAVREGFRTQVLLDLTAGVAPETTDRALEELREAGVELTGKPVVSG, from the coding sequence ATGCGCCGCGCCTTGATCGTCGTAGATGTGCAGAACGACTTCTGCGAGGGGGGCAGCCTCGCGGTGGCCGGGGGCGCGGACGTGGCCGCCGCCATCACCGAGCTGATCGGCCAGGCGGCGGGCACCGGATACCGCCATGTGGTGGCCACCCGGGACCACCACATCGCGCCCGGCGGCCACTTCGCCGACAACCCCGACTTCGTCCACTCCTGGCCCGCGCACTGCGTCGCGGGCACGGAGGGGGTGGGCTTCCACCCCAACTTCGCCCCCGCCGTCGCCTCCGGTGCGGTCGACGCGGTCTTCGACAAGGGCGCCTACTCGGCGGCGTACAGCGGCTTCGAGGGCCAGGACGAGAACGGCACCTCCCTGGCCGACTGGCTCCGCGCCCGCCACATCGACGAGGTCGACGTGGTCGGCATAGCCACGGACCACTGCGTACGCGCCACCGCGCTGGACGCCGTCAGGGAGGGCTTCCGCACCCAGGTCCTGCTGGACCTGACGGCCGGGGTGGCTCCCGAGACGACGGACCGGGCCCTGGAGGAGCTCCGCGAGGCGGGCGTGGAGCTGACGGGCAAGCCCGTGGTCAGCGGTTAG
- a CDS encoding DUF2017 domain-containing protein, with protein MPGHFEPLPGGGAAVALDDVEISIIRSLAVQLLELIGPGPGADSPKDPLAELFAEGPSEPPADPVLRRLFPDAYSDPEHAPASPAEAEEWRAHSAEFRRYTENDLRAGKRENALAVIRALDALAPVDEGGAVLKLAPEESRQWLGALNDLRLAIGSRLEITDEDDTDLLYRLPDEDPRKPMVMAYLWLGGLQETLVNTLMA; from the coding sequence ATGCCCGGACATTTCGAACCGCTCCCCGGCGGCGGCGCGGCCGTCGCACTCGACGACGTCGAGATCTCCATCATCCGGTCGCTGGCCGTCCAGCTGCTGGAGCTCATCGGCCCCGGGCCGGGCGCCGACAGTCCGAAGGACCCGCTCGCCGAGCTGTTCGCGGAGGGCCCGAGCGAGCCGCCCGCCGACCCGGTGCTCAGGAGGCTCTTCCCGGACGCCTACAGCGACCCGGAGCACGCTCCCGCCTCGCCCGCCGAGGCCGAGGAGTGGCGGGCCCACTCCGCCGAGTTCCGCCGGTACACCGAGAACGACCTGCGCGCCGGCAAACGCGAGAACGCGCTCGCGGTCATCCGTGCCCTGGACGCGCTCGCCCCGGTGGACGAGGGCGGGGCGGTGCTGAAGCTGGCGCCGGAGGAGTCCCGGCAGTGGCTCGGCGCCCTCAACGACCTGCGACTCGCGATCGGCTCCCGGCTGGAGATCACCGACGAGGACGACACCGACCTGCTCTACCGGCTCCCGGACGAGGACCCGCGCAAGCCGATGGTGATGGCCTATCTGTGGCTCGGCGGACTCCAGGAGACCTTGGTCAACACACTTATGGCGTAG
- a CDS encoding RDD family protein produces the protein MSSEPPPGSGEQPPEDDPFRKRPPSDQGSGSPYDTPYGGGRQPPPPGGGQPPGGGQPPPYGSGEPPPPYGGAQPPPYGGEPPGGAGPHGGGPYGTGPYGTGPYGAGAGGYPADPLAGMPPLADSGRRTLARIVDMILVGIVVWLLTWAFGVREYQVNGDHVEVGKSVGQSFIAAVLYVAYDTFMMTRYGQTLGKKWLSMRVANLDNGATPSAQTNLIRALVLWVPFAFCCACIWTAICGGWSYFDRPYRQGLHDKAAKTVVVSTG, from the coding sequence ATGAGCAGCGAACCGCCCCCCGGCTCCGGAGAGCAGCCACCCGAGGACGACCCGTTCAGGAAGCGGCCCCCGTCGGACCAGGGGTCGGGCTCGCCGTACGACACGCCGTACGGCGGCGGCCGGCAGCCCCCGCCCCCGGGCGGCGGGCAGCCCCCGGGCGGCGGTCAGCCACCCCCCTACGGGAGCGGCGAGCCCCCGCCGCCGTACGGCGGCGCCCAGCCCCCTCCCTACGGCGGCGAACCCCCTGGCGGAGCCGGCCCCCATGGAGGCGGCCCCTACGGCACGGGCCCTTACGGCACAGGTCCCTACGGCGCGGGAGCCGGCGGTTATCCCGCCGACCCGCTCGCCGGTATGCCGCCGCTCGCCGACAGCGGCAGGCGGACGCTCGCACGGATCGTCGACATGATCCTCGTCGGCATCGTCGTCTGGCTGCTCACCTGGGCGTTCGGGGTGCGCGAGTACCAGGTCAACGGCGATCACGTCGAGGTCGGCAAGTCCGTGGGACAGTCCTTCATCGCGGCCGTGCTCTACGTCGCGTACGACACGTTCATGATGACCCGGTACGGCCAGACCCTCGGCAAGAAGTGGCTCAGCATGCGGGTGGCGAACCTGGACAACGGCGCCACCCCCTCGGCGCAGACCAACCTGATCCGCGCCCTGGTGCTGTGGGTGCCGTTCGCCTTCTGCTGCGCGTGCATCTGGACGGCGATCTGCGGCGGCTGGAGCTACTTCGACCGGCCCTACAGACAGGGGCTGCACGACAAGGCGGCCAAGACGGTGGTGGTCAGCACCGGTTGA
- the clpS gene encoding ATP-dependent Clp protease adapter ClpS, translating into MGNVTSPAPVEIERTESAEEVFAVPEPDVPWVTIVHNDPVNLMSYVTYVFQTYFGYSKDKATKLMLDVHHKGRAVVSSGTREEMERDVQAMHGYGLWATLQQDRK; encoded by the coding sequence ATGGGCAATGTGACGTCACCCGCGCCCGTAGAGATCGAACGCACCGAGTCGGCGGAGGAGGTCTTCGCCGTACCCGAGCCCGACGTCCCCTGGGTCACGATCGTGCACAACGACCCGGTCAACCTCATGAGCTATGTGACGTACGTGTTCCAGACGTACTTCGGGTACTCCAAGGACAAGGCCACCAAGCTCATGCTCGACGTCCACCACAAGGGCCGGGCGGTCGTCTCCAGCGGGACCCGCGAGGAGATGGAGCGCGACGTGCAGGCGATGCACGGCTACGGCCTGTGGGCCACCCTCCAGCAGGACCGGAAGTGA